The Clostridia bacterium genome contains a region encoding:
- a CDS encoding LCP family protein — protein MRKTVKIIWTIVVLLLIAVIATGVYMYFMLGSALDNALELSALADSHGGRKNVLIVGTDASGMRSDVMMIASFPDGDGSINLMSVPRDTCAVIGGSTVKINSAMNNGDDAVVQAVQDLTGIEIHDYVRTNFEAVAGIVDELDGVMFYVPQDMDYEDPVQDLYIHLTRGHQLLTGQEAVQLLRFRGYGAADIQRTRVQRRFLKAAFAQKAKLGYALQVPDIMNVLGENMETTVTSGSAVSYLLKAAMADGMQTIEMPFSWSAPVSGGVSMDTSRMPAVVETYFK, from the coding sequence ATGAGAAAAACTGTAAAAATTATATGGACCATTGTGGTGCTTTTATTGATTGCAGTCATCGCAACGGGCGTGTATATGTATTTTATGCTGGGCAGTGCTCTGGACAATGCACTGGAATTGTCTGCACTGGCGGACAGCCATGGTGGCAGAAAGAATGTGCTGATTGTGGGTACCGATGCCAGCGGCATGCGTTCGGATGTTATGATGATTGCGTCCTTCCCGGATGGGGACGGGTCCATTAATCTGATGTCTGTGCCCCGTGACACCTGTGCGGTAATCGGCGGCAGTACCGTAAAAATCAACAGTGCCATGAATAACGGCGATGATGCGGTGGTGCAGGCGGTGCAGGATCTGACGGGTATTGAAATTCACGATTATGTGCGTACCAATTTTGAAGCGGTGGCAGGTATTGTGGACGAGCTGGACGGTGTTATGTTTTATGTTCCGCAGGATATGGACTATGAAGACCCGGTGCAGGATTTGTACATACATTTAACCCGTGGGCATCAGCTTCTTACAGGACAGGAAGCGGTACAGCTTCTTCGTTTCCGTGGATACGGTGCAGCGGATATCCAGCGCACGCGTGTACAAAGAAGATTTTTAAAAGCCGCGTTTGCCCAGAAGGCAAAGCTTGGCTATGCGTTGCAGGTGCCTGATATTATGAATGTGCTGGGCGAAAACATGGAAACCACCGTAACCTCAGGCAGTGCCGTAAGCTATCTTTTAAAAGCGGCAATGGCAGACGGTATGCAAACCATTGAAATGCCCTTCAGTTGGAGCGCGCCTGTAAGCGGCGGTGTTTCTATGGACACAAGCAGAATGCCTGCGGTAGTAGAAACTTAT